A window of Paraburkholderia bryophila contains these coding sequences:
- a CDS encoding adenosylcobalamin-dependent ribonucleoside-diphosphate reductase: MAEDTPDTRTASAAPAPLVAPQQFSVDVLLEKYAKGDEQSVDDVFQRVAHGVAQAEPEALRESVEARFVDNLRHGALGAGRIMSAAGTGIAATLINCFVQPVGDAIQGVDEQGLPGIYVALLQAAETMRRGGGVGYNFSAIRPKGARVHSTSSSASGPCSYMDVFDASCRTVESAGSRRGAQMAVLDCDHPDLLEFIEAKHSKGRWNNFNVSVGVTDAFMRAVEADQPWQLVHRGEPSPALRAANDMRQRDDGLWVYSERPARAIWERIMRSTYDVAEPGIVFISRMNEDNNLRAVETIRATNPCGEQPLPAYGCCNLGPLNLTRFVIEPFAQMKGGTPSFDWDGLAQRTRTQVRFLDDVLDVTLWPLPQQYDESHAKRRIGVGFTGLGDTLVMLGLRYNSQAGRDFAVRIARLMRDEAYRASVELARERGAFPLFDAGRYLEAGTFASRLPDDLKAAIRRDGIRNSHLLSIAPTGTVSLAFADNASNGIEPAFSWTYTRMKVMADGGRESFDVEDYAYRLYRELGGDVGKLPEYFVSALEMSARDHLDMMAAVQPYVDTSISKTVNVPADYPFDAFESLYFDAWKNGLKGLATYRPNETLGAVLSVSPPPAQAEDSLADNDQDPLRIAIDHRPKGELPAIIEKVEYLTQAGKKSLYVAVSFIEVTGRLGGEEVSIERPIEFFIPTGQRDESQQWITATMRSLSLAARGGFVARNLQDMRKVSWDRGQVRLGDVQRLDGHRTPRWHDSEVAALAFAIQQILHRRGFLDAEGNQVPSRRLARLPRGQMKAETALSADFGIRPTPDDGDDAATSAQAGGVLGLQTMLGRKCGSCGANAVIRKDGCDFCTACGEVGACG, translated from the coding sequence ATGGCAGAAGACACGCCGGACACCCGCACCGCATCGGCCGCCCCGGCCCCGCTCGTCGCACCGCAACAGTTCTCCGTCGACGTCCTGCTTGAAAAATACGCGAAAGGCGACGAGCAATCGGTCGACGACGTGTTCCAGCGCGTCGCCCACGGCGTCGCCCAGGCCGAGCCGGAAGCGCTACGTGAATCCGTAGAAGCGCGCTTCGTCGACAATCTGCGGCACGGTGCGCTCGGCGCGGGCCGCATCATGAGCGCGGCCGGCACCGGCATCGCCGCCACGCTGATCAACTGCTTCGTGCAGCCGGTCGGCGACGCGATTCAGGGCGTCGACGAACAAGGCCTGCCCGGCATCTACGTCGCGTTGCTGCAAGCGGCCGAAACCATGCGCCGCGGCGGCGGCGTCGGCTACAACTTCTCGGCGATCCGCCCCAAGGGCGCGCGGGTTCACAGCACCAGTTCATCGGCGTCCGGACCGTGCAGCTATATGGACGTGTTCGACGCGTCGTGCCGCACCGTCGAAAGCGCGGGTTCGCGGCGCGGCGCGCAGATGGCGGTGCTCGACTGCGACCACCCCGACCTGCTCGAATTCATCGAGGCCAAGCATTCGAAAGGCCGCTGGAACAACTTCAACGTCTCGGTCGGCGTCACCGACGCCTTCATGCGGGCCGTCGAAGCCGATCAGCCCTGGCAGCTCGTGCATCGCGGCGAGCCGTCGCCGGCGCTACGCGCGGCCAACGACATGCGGCAGCGCGACGACGGCCTGTGGGTGTACAGCGAACGCCCGGCGCGCGCGATCTGGGAGCGCATCATGCGCTCCACCTACGACGTCGCCGAACCGGGCATCGTATTCATCTCGCGGATGAACGAGGACAACAATCTGCGCGCGGTCGAAACCATCCGCGCGACCAATCCGTGCGGCGAACAGCCGTTGCCTGCGTACGGCTGCTGCAACCTCGGGCCGCTCAACCTGACGCGCTTCGTGATCGAACCGTTCGCGCAGATGAAAGGCGGCACGCCGTCGTTCGACTGGGACGGCCTCGCCCAACGCACCCGCACGCAAGTGCGCTTTCTCGACGACGTGCTCGACGTCACGCTGTGGCCGCTGCCGCAGCAATACGACGAGTCGCACGCGAAGCGGCGCATCGGCGTCGGCTTCACCGGGCTCGGCGACACGCTCGTGATGCTCGGCCTGCGCTACAACTCGCAGGCCGGCCGCGACTTCGCGGTGCGGATCGCGCGGCTGATGCGCGACGAAGCGTATCGCGCATCGGTGGAGTTGGCGCGCGAGCGCGGCGCGTTTCCGCTGTTCGACGCCGGCCGCTATCTGGAAGCGGGCACCTTCGCGTCGCGTCTGCCCGACGACCTGAAGGCGGCGATTCGCCGCGACGGCATTCGCAACAGCCATCTGCTCTCGATCGCGCCGACCGGCACGGTGAGCCTCGCGTTCGCGGACAACGCGTCGAACGGCATCGAGCCGGCCTTCTCGTGGACCTACACGCGCATGAAGGTGATGGCCGACGGCGGCCGCGAATCGTTCGACGTCGAAGACTACGCATACCGGCTATATCGCGAGCTGGGCGGCGATGTCGGCAAGCTGCCGGAGTACTTCGTCAGCGCGCTGGAGATGTCGGCGCGCGACCATCTCGACATGATGGCGGCCGTGCAACCGTATGTGGACACATCGATCTCGAAGACGGTCAACGTCCCCGCCGACTATCCGTTCGACGCGTTCGAAAGCCTCTATTTCGACGCCTGGAAAAACGGCCTCAAGGGCCTCGCCACGTATCGCCCGAACGAGACGCTCGGCGCGGTGCTCAGCGTGAGCCCGCCGCCGGCGCAAGCGGAGGACTCGCTGGCCGACAACGATCAGGATCCGCTGCGAATCGCGATCGACCATCGGCCCAAAGGCGAACTGCCGGCGATCATCGAGAAGGTCGAATATCTGACCCAGGCCGGCAAGAAGTCGCTGTATGTGGCGGTGTCGTTTATCGAAGTCACGGGGCGGCTGGGCGGCGAAGAGGTCAGCATCGAGCGTCCTATCGAGTTCTTTATTCCGACCGGTCAGCGCGACGAATCGCAGCAATGGATCACGGCGACCATGCGCTCGTTGTCGCTGGCCGCACGCGGCGGGTTCGTCGCGCGCAATCTGCAGGACATGCGCAAGGTGTCGTGGGATCGCGGGCAGGTGCGGCTCGGCGACGTGCAGCGGCTCGACGGTCATCGCACGCCACGCTGGCACGATTCGGAAGTGGCCGCGCTCGCGTTCGCGATCCAGCAGATTCTGCACCGACGCGGCTTTCTCGACGCCGAGGGCAATCAGGTGCCGTCGCGTAGGCTGGCGCGTTTGCCGCGCGGGCAGATGAAGGCGGAAACGGCGTTGTCGGCGGACTTCGGCATCCGGCCGACTCCGGACGATGGCGATGACGCCGCCACGTCGGCGCAGGCCGGCGGCGTGCTCGGACTGCAGACCATGCTCGGACGCAAATGCGGGTCGTGCGGCGCGAATGCGGTGATTCGCAAGGACGGCTGCGACTTTTGCACGGCGTGCGGCGAGGTCGGCGCATGCGGGTGA
- a CDS encoding DUF3331 domain-containing protein, with protein sequence MTLESIPLDGTNGVRIEILERSDTTLVIRWVEPGKCHYGEQRWRRRSAHTSGTCAVSRRKIRRGDAVFKPAERPAPANASAMICAELLGEFAEA encoded by the coding sequence ATGACCTTAGAGTCCATCCCCCTTGACGGTACCAACGGCGTGCGCATCGAAATTCTCGAACGCTCCGATACGACGCTGGTGATCCGATGGGTCGAACCGGGGAAATGTCATTATGGCGAGCAGCGCTGGCGCCGCCGGTCGGCGCACACGTCCGGCACCTGCGCGGTGTCGCGCCGCAAGATCCGCCGCGGCGACGCGGTGTTCAAACCGGCCGAGCGGCCGGCGCCCGCGAATGCGTCGGCAATGATTTGCGCCGAACTGCTGGGTGAATTCGCCGAAGCCTGA
- a CDS encoding DUF5666 domain-containing protein, translating into MSIRLKLAISTLALTLAGTAFAQSSTDKPERIRGAIESFSGNTLQVHRRSGDTVTIQMKDSTHLNAVKAVQLSDIKPGSYVGAAATPGPDGKLVAKEVLVFPEAARGTGEGHYAWDLGANTSMTNANVDTVVQGTSGRDLKLSYKGGTNVINVPANAPVVTLIPATRDDLKAGKQVFVVAIHGKDGAYDGNFVVVEKDGVAPPM; encoded by the coding sequence ATGTCGATTCGCCTCAAACTCGCTATTTCCACCCTGGCGCTGACGCTCGCCGGAACGGCCTTCGCTCAATCGTCCACCGACAAGCCCGAACGGATCCGAGGCGCGATCGAGTCGTTCTCGGGCAACACGCTGCAGGTACACCGCCGCAGCGGCGACACCGTCACGATCCAGATGAAGGACTCGACGCACCTGAACGCCGTGAAGGCCGTCCAGCTTTCGGACATCAAACCCGGCTCATACGTCGGCGCTGCGGCAACGCCCGGACCGGACGGCAAGCTGGTCGCCAAGGAGGTGCTGGTGTTCCCCGAAGCCGCGCGCGGTACGGGAGAGGGACACTATGCCTGGGACCTCGGCGCCAACACGTCGATGACAAACGCCAACGTCGACACCGTGGTGCAAGGCACCAGCGGCCGCGATCTGAAACTGTCGTACAAGGGCGGCACCAACGTCATCAACGTGCCGGCCAACGCGCCGGTCGTCACGCTCATTCCCGCAACGCGCGACGATCTGAAGGCAGGCAAGCAGGTCTTCGTGGTGGCGATTCATGGGAAAGACGGCGCTTACGACGGTAACTTCGTCGTCGTCGAAAAGGACGGCGTCGCGCCCCCGATGTAA
- a CDS encoding molybdopterin-dependent oxidoreductase, which yields MNSPKRGAMPAPAYRPDAASIVKDARGELQSFARRLLGKRILTLGGLMLLSGCDLKTDKSVETMLRRVSAFNDDAQARLFDPRELAPTYPESMITQPFPFNAYYDIDQVPVVDPQAYRLELKGRVKGKARWTLAELRALPQQSQVTRHICIEGWSAIGKWGGVRFSDFLALVEADTTAKYVALHCADDYWTSIDMPTALHPQTQLTLTYDGNILPARYGFPMKLRMPTKLGYKNPKHIVAITITNEFPGGYWENQGYNWFGGS from the coding sequence ATGAACTCCCCAAAACGCGGCGCTATGCCCGCTCCGGCATATCGACCCGACGCGGCTTCCATCGTCAAGGATGCACGAGGTGAACTTCAATCCTTCGCACGACGCTTGCTGGGTAAAAGAATCCTCACGCTCGGCGGTTTGATGCTGCTGTCGGGTTGCGACCTGAAGACCGACAAATCGGTCGAGACGATGTTACGCAGAGTCTCCGCCTTCAACGACGACGCCCAGGCACGCCTGTTCGACCCGCGCGAGCTCGCGCCGACTTACCCCGAGTCGATGATCACGCAGCCGTTTCCATTCAATGCGTACTACGACATCGATCAGGTGCCGGTCGTCGATCCTCAGGCCTATCGTCTCGAGTTGAAAGGACGGGTCAAAGGCAAAGCCCGCTGGACGCTCGCCGAACTGCGCGCGTTGCCGCAACAAAGCCAGGTCACCCGGCACATCTGCATTGAAGGCTGGAGCGCCATAGGGAAATGGGGCGGCGTGCGATTTTCCGATTTCCTCGCGCTGGTCGAAGCGGATACGACGGCGAAGTATGTCGCCTTGCATTGCGCCGACGACTACTGGACCAGCATCGACATGCCCACGGCACTGCATCCCCAGACCCAGCTCACGTTGACCTACGACGGCAACATTCTGCCCGCGCGGTACGGCTTCCCGATGAAGCTTCGGATGCCGACCAAGCTCGGCTACAAGAACCCGAAACACATCGTGGCGATCACGATCACCAACGAGTTTCCCGGCGGATATTGGGAAAACCAGGGGTACAACTGGTTCGGAGGTTCCTGA
- a CDS encoding cytochrome b/b6 domain-containing protein has product MNSTLAHPAYVRIFHWFNAAAVIAMCMSGWQIYNASPIFPSLRFPAAITLGSWLGGALLWHFAIMWILVINFVAYLGLSIATGRLRTKLFPVTLRAVGSDLLAAMRGKLAHADPTQYNAVQKLAYLAVLADIALVVLSGLTVWKPVQFPLLRTLMGGFDNARVVHFVAMSGLVGFLIVHVTMVALVPRSLLTIIRGR; this is encoded by the coding sequence ATGAACAGCACGCTTGCCCACCCCGCTTACGTCCGCATTTTTCACTGGTTCAATGCCGCCGCAGTGATTGCGATGTGCATGAGCGGCTGGCAGATCTATAACGCGTCGCCTATTTTCCCGAGCCTCAGGTTTCCCGCCGCCATCACGCTGGGCAGTTGGCTAGGCGGTGCGCTGCTCTGGCACTTCGCGATCATGTGGATCCTCGTCATTAACTTTGTTGCGTATCTGGGGCTGAGCATCGCGACGGGACGCCTGCGCACGAAGCTGTTTCCGGTCACGCTTCGCGCCGTCGGCTCGGATCTGCTTGCCGCCATGCGAGGCAAGCTGGCGCACGCTGATCCGACCCAGTACAACGCCGTCCAGAAGTTGGCTTACCTTGCCGTGCTTGCCGACATCGCACTTGTCGTTCTGTCGGGTCTGACGGTATGGAAACCCGTGCAATTCCCGCTTCTGCGCACGCTGATGGGGGGCTTCGATAACGCGCGCGTCGTCCATTTTGTCGCCATGAGTGGACTCGTTGGATTTCTGATCGTGCACGTAACCATGGTCGCCCTAGTTCCACGTTCCTTGCTGACGATCATTCGAGGCCGCTAA
- a CDS encoding dimethyl sulfoxide reductase anchor subunit family protein — protein MNPAFSVVFLTTLSGAAQGLLIALVGVESAAQLGLIASPGAAFYVTGAGVSVILGGLGLIASFFHLGHPERAWRAIAMWRTSWLSRECLCLPAFLACVFFYGVAHWLGSPWSLALGWLGVLASAALFVCTAMIYACLRFLQEWATPLTLVNFALLGCASGFTLATALSAWFVPAPTGGLALCACVLTLAGCASRSASLVRNARLRPKSTVQSATGIHNPKLVQVSRGFTAGAFNLREFFHGKSAGTLRGIKWGFLATAFVAPVVLIALGASLRSIGGSLSLLAAACLVQYAGLVAERWFFFAEAKHPQNLYYARVG, from the coding sequence ATGAATCCGGCTTTCTCTGTCGTCTTCCTCACCACCTTGAGCGGCGCGGCTCAAGGGCTGCTGATCGCGCTCGTCGGCGTGGAGAGCGCCGCGCAACTGGGGCTGATCGCGTCGCCCGGCGCGGCGTTCTATGTCACCGGCGCGGGCGTGTCGGTGATCCTGGGCGGGCTCGGGCTGATCGCGTCGTTTTTCCATCTGGGGCATCCGGAGCGCGCATGGCGCGCGATCGCGATGTGGCGCACGTCGTGGCTGTCGCGCGAATGTTTGTGCCTGCCGGCGTTTCTCGCCTGCGTGTTTTTCTACGGCGTCGCACATTGGCTGGGCTCGCCGTGGTCGCTCGCGCTCGGCTGGCTCGGCGTGCTGGCGAGCGCCGCGCTGTTCGTCTGCACGGCGATGATTTACGCGTGTCTGCGCTTTCTGCAGGAGTGGGCCACGCCGCTCACGCTGGTCAACTTTGCGTTGCTCGGTTGCGCGTCCGGCTTCACGCTGGCTACCGCGTTGAGTGCGTGGTTCGTGCCTGCGCCGACCGGCGGCCTAGCGTTGTGCGCCTGCGTGCTGACGCTGGCCGGTTGTGCGAGCCGCTCGGCGTCGCTGGTGCGCAATGCGCGTTTGCGGCCGAAGTCGACCGTGCAGAGCGCTACGGGCATTCACAATCCGAAGCTGGTGCAGGTGTCGCGCGGCTTCACCGCCGGCGCGTTCAATCTGCGTGAGTTTTTCCACGGCAAATCGGCCGGCACGTTGCGCGGAATCAAATGGGGTTTTCTGGCGACAGCGTTCGTCGCGCCGGTCGTGTTGATCGCATTGGGGGCGAGCTTGCGTTCGATCGGTGGGTCGCTGAGCTTGCTGGCCGCCGCGTGTCTCGTGCAGTACGCGGGGCTGGTCGCGGAACGCTGGTTTTTCTTCGCCGAAGCGAAGCATCCGCAGAATCTGTACTACGCGCGGGTGGGGTGA
- a CDS encoding DUF308 domain-containing protein, giving the protein MNDRRTDPTRAREERWLTQYYFIRAAFSVAWVALAFSLGQHSPEAGAALLVVYPAWDALANYIDMSRTGGMAESRTQAINVVISILTTTAVVVALSVDMSWVLGVFGIWAILAGLLQLGTAARRWKQFGAQWAMILSGAQSAIAGTFFIVQAHTATPPVISRVAAYAAVGAIYFLVSALWLSVGQMRRKAA; this is encoded by the coding sequence ATGAACGATCGCCGCACCGATCCCACACGTGCTCGCGAAGAACGGTGGCTCACGCAGTATTACTTCATTCGGGCAGCGTTTTCCGTTGCCTGGGTCGCGCTTGCTTTCTCCCTCGGACAGCATTCCCCGGAGGCCGGCGCCGCGCTGCTGGTCGTCTATCCGGCATGGGATGCGCTGGCTAATTACATCGACATGTCGCGCACGGGCGGAATGGCCGAAAGCCGTACTCAGGCAATCAATGTCGTCATCAGTATCCTGACGACGACCGCGGTGGTCGTTGCCTTGAGCGTCGACATGAGCTGGGTACTGGGCGTGTTTGGCATTTGGGCGATACTGGCCGGGCTGCTTCAACTCGGCACGGCAGCGCGCCGCTGGAAACAATTCGGCGCGCAGTGGGCCATGATTTTGAGCGGCGCGCAGTCGGCGATCGCAGGCACGTTCTTTATCGTGCAAGCCCACACGGCCACGCCGCCGGTTATCTCCCGAGTGGCGGCGTACGCGGCGGTGGGCGCGATCTATTTTCTGGTGTCCGCGCTGTGGCTGTCCGTCGGCCAGATGCGACGCAAGGCCGCCTGA
- a CDS encoding helix-turn-helix domain-containing protein, producing the protein MDSDIMHIGQRIRRLRREARMTLLEVASAANLSIGFMSQVERNLTGISISSLVNVAKALNVPLGVLVDQPRQEQPDSHQGARESYSLDDTQQRYERLSTTFNGSLLNAVKVQLLEGYRSEWVAHGGDEFVYVLSGQVSYAVGKKEYLLASGDSLHFDAQQQHRVTNLGDGVAELISVGTLQLFDDDHSVFVSLANSTSTKPVRAAKKANVPAAPGAAESTAAKTVAAPRRRTARAGK; encoded by the coding sequence ATGGATTCCGACATCATGCACATCGGCCAGCGCATTCGCCGCTTGCGCCGGGAAGCCAGAATGACGCTTCTGGAAGTGGCGTCGGCAGCGAACCTGTCGATCGGCTTCATGTCGCAGGTCGAGCGCAATCTGACGGGGATTTCGATTTCGTCGCTCGTCAATGTCGCCAAGGCGCTGAACGTGCCGCTCGGGGTGCTGGTCGATCAACCGCGTCAGGAGCAGCCGGATTCGCATCAGGGCGCCCGCGAGTCCTATTCGCTCGACGACACCCAGCAGCGCTACGAACGACTCTCCACCACCTTCAACGGCAGTCTGCTGAACGCCGTCAAGGTGCAGTTGCTGGAGGGATACCGCTCCGAATGGGTCGCGCATGGCGGCGACGAGTTCGTCTATGTGCTCTCGGGCCAGGTAAGCTATGCGGTCGGCAAGAAAGAATATCTGCTGGCTTCAGGCGACTCGCTGCATTTCGACGCACAGCAGCAGCATCGCGTGACCAACCTCGGCGACGGTGTCGCGGAGTTGATTTCGGTCGGCACGCTTCAGTTATTCGACGACGACCATTCGGTATTCGTGTCGCTGGCCAATAGTACGAGTACGAAACCGGTCCGGGCGGCCAAGAAGGCAAACGTGCCGGCCGCGCCAGGTGCTGCGGAATCTACCGCCGCGAAGACCGTGGCTGCGCCGCGCCGTCGAACAGCGCGCGCCGGCAAGTAA
- a CDS encoding 4Fe-4S dicluster domain-containing protein gives MTQMALVIDLNVCVGCHACVTSCKEWNTSGESGSLADLNPYDSDPSGTFFNRVQSFEAGSFPNAETIHFPKSCLHCEDPPCVPVCPTGASYKRKEDGLVLVDFDRCIGCKYCAWACPYGARELDESRKEMTKCTLCVDRIHDENLSERDRQPACVLACPTSARLFGDIHDPESVVSKAIEERGGYQLMPEWNTRPANHYLPRVPTEAAGCGSGACSCKSTGSATDATDAADATGAPASLDAQLERGELHLASIATRI, from the coding sequence ATGACACAGATGGCATTGGTGATCGACCTGAACGTCTGCGTGGGTTGCCACGCTTGCGTGACGAGTTGCAAGGAGTGGAACACGTCGGGCGAATCGGGCAGTCTCGCCGATCTGAATCCGTACGACTCGGACCCGTCCGGCACCTTCTTCAACCGGGTCCAGAGCTTCGAGGCGGGCAGCTTTCCGAACGCCGAAACGATCCATTTTCCGAAGTCGTGCCTGCACTGCGAGGACCCGCCGTGCGTGCCGGTCTGTCCGACCGGTGCGAGCTATAAGCGTAAGGAAGACGGGCTCGTGCTGGTGGACTTCGACCGCTGTATCGGCTGCAAGTACTGCGCGTGGGCGTGTCCGTACGGCGCGCGCGAACTCGACGAATCGCGCAAGGAAATGACCAAGTGCACGCTGTGCGTCGACCGGATTCACGATGAGAACCTCTCCGAGCGCGATCGTCAGCCGGCTTGTGTGCTCGCTTGCCCGACCTCCGCGCGACTGTTCGGCGATATTCACGACCCGGAGTCGGTGGTGTCGAAGGCGATCGAGGAACGCGGCGGCTATCAGTTGATGCCCGAGTGGAACACGCGGCCCGCGAATCACTATTTGCCGCGCGTGCCGACCGAGGCCGCCGGCTGCGGCAGCGGCGCGTGCTCGTGCAAATCCACGGGCTCGGCGACGGACGCGACGGACGCGGCGGATGCGACCGGTGCGCCTGCCTCGCTCGATGCGCAACTCGAGCGCGGTGAATTGCATCTCGCGTCGATAGCGACGCGCATTTAA
- a CDS encoding M24 family metallopeptidase: protein MIDRLKYSFSSLAPYNASVADTHAGLSRLMQQRGLDALLVNSQDEFVSEYLPRCNDPRYALSAFNGSTGNGVFLSEAVALELGLPQFLLFVDGRYHLQADQQCDPQRVQVQKLALGVPMWKAIADWLIAHSARVNAVGYDALRMSVAQREGMLEATAQTSLTWTSLTGREVDSAIDLPGWKVDRPIFELPESVTGSSVAQNIATLNQRVHARLGEAQPDNVQPGEAQPTTCFLTCVADDISFLLNSRGYHLPNASSHLGFLFVIGEQAVLFLPEGCDECPVELRSYPSLRVVRRDTDELARVLGEFEVQQVCYSAEAVNCALPDAVRRIWPTAAHTDFSPVESMRVGKTPEVLDQFRDAFARSSAAIAETMRWTKSGDGQRRSEYDLARTINDAYGARGAVGLSFTSIAANGANSASAHYSAASAEVDLQEGELVLLDSGAYYESGFATDCTRVVLRKTDPQTRARPWQKEIYTVALKACIKGLVTQFPADTTGAEVDATVRAVCQQHGYDFGHGTGHGVGIHVHESGVRFAPGATYGLVPGAVISVEPGIYLAGKGGVRIENIVIIHPSATQAGKMEFENIVAVGYDWDLIDLDLLDESERDYLRDYERLCAERGTSVTACPLL from the coding sequence ATGATAGATCGACTGAAATACAGCTTCTCCAGCCTCGCGCCCTATAACGCCAGCGTCGCCGATACGCACGCCGGGCTCTCGCGACTCATGCAGCAGCGCGGCCTCGATGCGCTGCTGGTCAACTCGCAGGACGAGTTCGTCAGCGAATATTTGCCGCGCTGTAACGACCCGCGTTATGCGCTGTCCGCGTTCAACGGTTCGACCGGCAACGGCGTGTTTTTGTCGGAAGCGGTCGCGCTCGAACTCGGCCTGCCGCAATTCCTGTTGTTCGTCGATGGCCGCTACCATCTGCAGGCCGATCAGCAATGCGATCCGCAACGGGTGCAGGTGCAGAAGCTGGCGTTGGGCGTGCCGATGTGGAAGGCCATCGCCGACTGGCTGATCGCGCATTCGGCGCGCGTCAACGCCGTGGGCTACGACGCGCTGCGGATGAGCGTCGCGCAACGCGAAGGCATGCTCGAAGCGACCGCGCAGACGAGTCTCACGTGGACCAGCCTGACCGGCCGGGAAGTGGACAGCGCGATCGATTTGCCCGGCTGGAAAGTGGATCGGCCGATCTTCGAGTTGCCGGAGTCGGTGACCGGATCGAGCGTCGCGCAAAACATCGCAACGCTGAATCAGCGCGTTCACGCGCGGCTAGGGGAAGCGCAGCCAGATAACGTGCAACCAGGTGAAGCGCAGCCGACAACCTGCTTCCTGACCTGCGTGGCGGACGACATCAGCTTTCTGCTGAACAGTCGCGGCTATCACCTTCCTAATGCGTCGTCGCATCTCGGTTTTCTGTTCGTGATCGGCGAGCAGGCCGTGCTGTTCCTGCCGGAAGGATGCGATGAGTGTCCGGTGGAACTGCGCTCGTATCCGTCGTTGCGGGTGGTCCGTCGCGATACGGACGAACTGGCGCGGGTGTTGGGCGAGTTCGAGGTTCAGCAGGTGTGCTACAGCGCCGAGGCGGTCAATTGCGCGTTGCCTGACGCGGTGCGCCGTATCTGGCCGACGGCCGCGCATACGGATTTCAGCCCGGTCGAATCGATGCGGGTCGGCAAGACGCCCGAGGTGCTGGACCAGTTCCGCGACGCGTTCGCGCGCAGTTCGGCGGCGATTGCCGAGACCATGCGCTGGACCAAGTCGGGCGATGGACAACGCCGCTCGGAATACGATCTCGCGCGCACGATCAACGACGCTTATGGCGCGCGTGGCGCCGTCGGGCTGTCGTTCACGTCGATTGCGGCGAACGGCGCGAACAGCGCGTCGGCGCATTACTCGGCGGCCAGCGCCGAGGTCGATCTGCAGGAAGGCGAGTTGGTGCTGCTGGATAGCGGCGCGTACTACGAAAGCGGTTTCGCGACCGATTGCACGCGCGTGGTATTGCGCAAAACCGATCCGCAGACCCGGGCGCGACCGTGGCAGAAAGAGATCTACACGGTCGCGTTGAAGGCGTGCATCAAAGGTCTGGTCACGCAGTTTCCCGCCGACACGACCGGCGCGGAAGTCGACGCCACCGTGCGCGCGGTCTGTCAGCAGCACGGCTACGATTTCGGGCACGGCACCGGGCACGGCGTCGGCATTCACGTTCATGAAAGCGGCGTGCGCTTCGCGCCGGGGGCGACGTACGGTCTCGTGCCCGGCGCGGTGATTTCGGTCGAACCGGGCATCTATCTGGCGGGCAAGGGCGGCGTCCGGATCGAGAACATCGTGATCATTCATCCGAGCGCCACGCAAGCCGGCAAGATGGAATTCGAGAATATCGTGGCCGTGGGTTACGACTGGGATCTGATCGACCTCGATCTGCTCGACGAAAGCGAGCGGGACTATCTGCGTGACTACGAGCGGCTGTGTGCCGAGCGCGGCACGAGTGTCACGGCGTGCCCGTTGCTGTAG